The following coding sequences lie in one Candidatus Aminicenantes bacterium genomic window:
- a CDS encoding FAD-binding protein, with the protein DEAGFNFPPHPGEESAMVGGMVATNAGGSRAVKYGVIRQYVRGLEVVTAVGDILSLGGKLIKSSTGYNLMHLFIGSEGTLGVITKAVIQFRAKPALTRSLVIPFATLEAAIETVPALLRHDIVPLALEFVPLDVIRLTEAHLQRTWPSHDGEVHLFVILDAASEEEMDRLSESVAAAGLERGALDVFIADTPAKQDNVLAIRSHMYEALKADIVEVLDICVPRAEIAGHVKRVSEIAAKYGVWLPTFGHAGDGNVHTHIMKARWRAGRVEPVPEAEWRATFDPVRAEIYADGLARGGVVSGEHGIGLVKKHYLAASLPPVQIELMRGIKRVFDPRGILNPGKIFD; encoded by the coding sequence TCGACGAGGCCGGGTTCAATTTCCCGCCCCATCCCGGCGAGGAGAGCGCCATGGTCGGCGGTATGGTGGCCACCAACGCCGGCGGCAGCCGGGCCGTCAAGTACGGCGTCATCCGCCAGTACGTTCGGGGGCTGGAGGTCGTGACCGCGGTCGGCGACATTTTATCGCTCGGCGGCAAGCTGATCAAGAGCAGTACGGGGTACAACCTCATGCATCTCTTCATCGGCTCGGAAGGGACGCTGGGGGTCATCACCAAGGCCGTCATCCAGTTCCGGGCCAAGCCCGCCCTGACCCGCTCGCTGGTCATCCCGTTCGCGACGTTGGAGGCCGCGATCGAGACAGTGCCCGCGCTGCTCCGGCACGATATCGTTCCGCTGGCCCTGGAGTTCGTCCCCCTGGATGTCATCCGGCTGACCGAGGCCCATCTGCAGCGGACCTGGCCCAGCCACGACGGGGAGGTTCATCTGTTCGTCATCCTCGACGCCGCGTCCGAGGAGGAGATGGACCGGCTGTCCGAATCCGTGGCCGCGGCCGGCCTGGAGCGGGGCGCCCTGGACGTCTTCATCGCCGACACCCCGGCCAAGCAGGACAACGTCCTGGCCATCCGATCGCACATGTACGAAGCCCTCAAGGCCGACATCGTCGAGGTCCTCGATATCTGCGTGCCGCGGGCCGAGATCGCCGGCCACGTCAAGCGGGTCAGCGAGATCGCGGCCAAATACGGCGTCTGGCTGCCCACCTTCGGCCATGCCGGCGACGGCAACGTGCACACCCACATCATGAAAGCGCGCTGGCGGGCCGGCCGGGTCGAGCCCGTGCCAGAAGCGGAATGGCGGGCCACCTTCGATCCGGTCCGGGCCGAGATCTACGCCGATGGGCTGGCCCGGGGCGGGGTCGTCTCCGGCGAGCACGGCATCGGGCTGGTCAAGAAGCACTACCTGGCGGCCAGCCTGCCGCCGGTCCAGATCGAGCTGATGCGCGGCATCAAGCGGGTCTTCGACCCCCGCGGCATCCTCAACCCGGGTAAAATATTCGATTAA
- a CDS encoding ACT domain-containing protein: MERITEIFVILENKPSTLGDLCGYLAENEINIESIGVFHDTAKIYVKSLNKAVKLLEKLNYTIELRDVLLIELENRPGALAEFTAKLGDEGINIEYCYATLSRKNNIISLVVDVANIDKAMKALQG, from the coding sequence ATGGAACGCATCACCGAGATCTTTGTCATCCTGGAGAACAAGCCTTCGACCCTGGGCGACCTCTGCGGCTACCTGGCCGAGAACGAGATCAACATCGAGAGCATCGGGGTCTTTCACGACACGGCCAAAATCTACGTCAAGAGCCTGAATAAAGCCGTCAAGCTTCTGGAGAAGCTCAACTATACGATCGAGCTGCGCGACGTTCTGCTTATTGAGCTGGAGAACCGCCCCGGCGCCCTGGCCGAATTCACCGCCAAGCTGGGCGACGAGGGGATCAACATCGAGTACTGCTACGCCACCTTGAGCCGCAAGAACAACATCATCTCGCTCGTCGTGGACGTGGCCAATATCGACAAGGCCATGAAGGCCTTGCAGGGATGA